One window from the genome of [Clostridium] celerecrescens 18A encodes:
- a CDS encoding sulfatase-like hydrolase/transferase, with product MKDMVLIMSDQHGWDYTGFAEERIDTPGLKKIAEEGLLFERCYCNSPLCVPSRMSFLTGKLPSQLGIFNNDAALGGDVPTIAHEMGRLGYQTVLAGRMHFKGEDQKHGFDERYCGDITSQFWGTGGKKRLDFGVYAGTTNRKNCLDAVGGGISPVMLYDEMVFRSAMDFLENWGKKKHKKPLFLVVGFYGPHFPFTCKNEDYLKYQSRFTIEECEKEARLPSFSAYHEFQQECAPEHMRNCKAAYCGLVEQLDRYVEELYHKIKTVEAGREYLFLYTSDHGEQLGKRKLFGKQTMYEAAVRIPLLAAGTGIAPGISKEPAGLLDVSRTLLEETGRNENYSWHQGKRLDFSGTRSETSRLIRIQQMVGSDDSLQLIEGVVLGQYKIVKSGNETICLYDLQEDPDEEHDLSMMRKGLLEELMKQIGESGGYLSKPMVQYLTDREQEARDDQRRLKAWGQVKKPEEWATMKIDKNTLINPRE from the coding sequence ATGAAAGATATGGTTTTAATAATGTCAGACCAGCACGGCTGGGATTACACGGGATTTGCAGAGGAACGGATTGATACGCCAGGTCTTAAAAAGATTGCAGAGGAAGGTCTGCTGTTTGAACGCTGCTATTGCAATTCGCCCCTTTGCGTCCCTTCCCGTATGTCATTTCTAACTGGAAAATTACCCTCACAACTGGGCATTTTTAATAATGATGCCGCTCTTGGCGGGGATGTGCCCACCATTGCCCATGAGATGGGACGTCTGGGATACCAGACCGTTCTGGCTGGCCGGATGCATTTTAAAGGGGAAGACCAGAAGCATGGATTTGATGAACGGTATTGCGGAGATATCACCTCTCAATTCTGGGGAACCGGCGGGAAAAAGCGCCTGGACTTTGGCGTGTATGCCGGAACCACGAACAGGAAAAACTGCCTGGATGCAGTTGGAGGGGGGATTTCCCCGGTTATGCTTTATGATGAAATGGTGTTCCGCTCAGCCATGGATTTTCTTGAGAATTGGGGAAAGAAGAAACATAAAAAACCGCTGTTTCTGGTGGTAGGATTCTATGGCCCTCATTTTCCTTTTACCTGTAAAAATGAGGATTACCTTAAGTACCAAAGCCGCTTTACTATAGAGGAATGTGAGAAAGAGGCAAGGCTTCCTTCTTTTTCTGCTTATCATGAATTCCAGCAGGAATGTGCACCAGAACATATGAGAAACTGCAAGGCCGCTTATTGCGGCCTGGTGGAGCAGTTGGACCGGTATGTAGAGGAACTATATCATAAAATCAAGACAGTTGAAGCCGGACGGGAATATCTCTTTCTCTACACCTCTGATCACGGGGAACAGCTTGGAAAACGGAAACTGTTCGGTAAGCAGACCATGTATGAAGCTGCGGTCCGCATACCTCTTCTGGCGGCAGGCACAGGGATAGCTCCAGGTATTTCAAAAGAGCCTGCAGGACTTTTGGATGTATCACGCACGCTTTTGGAAGAGACCGGAAGGAATGAAAATTACTCCTGGCATCAGGGAAAGAGACTTGATTTCAGTGGCACCCGAAGTGAAACATCCAGACTCATCAGAATCCAGCAGATGGTGGGAAGTGATGACAGCCTGCAGCTCATAGAAGGAGTGGTTCTGGGACAATACAAAATAGTCAAGTCAGGTAATGAAACCATATGTCTATATGACTTACAGGAAGATCCTGATGAAGAACATGATCTGTCAATGATGAGGAAAGGCTTATTAGAAGAGCTTATGAAACAGATAGGAGAAAGCGGAGGCTACCTGAGTAAACCTATGGTGCAGTATCTAACTGACCGGGAGCAGGAAGCCAGAGATGATCAGCGGCGGTTAAAAGCATGGGGACAGGTAAAAAAACCGGAAGAGTGGGCAACCATGAAAATAGATAAAAACACACTCATAAATCCAAGAGAATAG
- the miaB gene encoding tRNA (N6-isopentenyl adenosine(37)-C2)-methylthiotransferase MiaB, whose amino-acid sequence MDYINMTYEETLSQAPKEEPARQYYFIERYRDILDKLKESSGKEQFTFHIATFGCQMNSRDSEKLQGILEAIGFVETDTEEADFVLYNTCTVRENANDRVYGRLGYLNSIKKKNPHMMIALCGCMMQEEKVVAKIKKSYRFVDIIFGTHNIFKLAELMYERLEEKKMVVDIWEGTDRIVEDLPTDRKYPFKSGVNIMFGCNNFCSYCIVPYVRGRERSRSPKDILEEVKQLVDDGVVEIMLLGQNVNSYGKNLKTPVSFAELLTQIDQVEGLERIRFMTSHPKDLSDDLIEAMKNSKKVCTHLHLPLQSGSSRILKVMNRKYTKEQYLELVEKIRTAMPDISLTTDIIVGFPGETEEDFNETLEVVKKVRFDSAFTFIYSKRTGTPAAKMEEQVPEDVVKNRFDRLLAEVQKISSEVCGREEHTVQKVLAEEVNDHEEGLLTGRLSNNTTVHFKGDSSLIGKIVDVYLDESRGFYYMGTLRP is encoded by the coding sequence ATGGATTATATAAATATGACTTATGAGGAAACCCTCAGCCAGGCACCAAAGGAAGAGCCGGCAAGACAGTACTACTTTATAGAACGTTACCGGGATATTCTGGATAAATTAAAGGAATCATCAGGGAAAGAACAATTTACCTTTCACATCGCTACCTTCGGTTGCCAGATGAACTCTAGGGATTCCGAAAAGCTTCAGGGAATTTTAGAAGCAATCGGCTTTGTGGAAACCGATACGGAGGAAGCAGACTTTGTTCTATATAATACCTGTACAGTCAGAGAAAATGCCAATGACAGAGTCTACGGACGTCTTGGATATTTAAACAGTATAAAAAAGAAAAATCCTCATATGATGATCGCTCTATGCGGCTGCATGATGCAGGAAGAAAAAGTAGTTGCTAAGATTAAAAAGAGCTACCGCTTTGTGGATATTATATTCGGAACTCACAACATTTTTAAACTGGCTGAGCTTATGTATGAACGCCTGGAAGAAAAAAAGATGGTTGTAGACATCTGGGAAGGAACGGACCGGATTGTGGAGGATCTCCCAACGGACCGGAAGTATCCCTTTAAGTCCGGCGTTAATATTATGTTTGGCTGCAATAATTTCTGCAGCTACTGCATCGTGCCCTATGTGCGCGGCAGGGAGCGGAGCCGCAGTCCAAAAGACATTCTGGAAGAGGTAAAACAGCTCGTAGATGACGGTGTTGTGGAAATTATGCTTTTGGGACAGAATGTTAACTCCTATGGAAAAAACCTGAAAACACCCGTAAGCTTTGCAGAGCTTCTGACTCAGATCGATCAGGTGGAAGGCCTGGAGCGGATACGTTTTATGACTTCCCATCCAAAGGATTTGTCAGACGATCTGATCGAAGCCATGAAAAATTCAAAAAAGGTTTGCACTCATCTTCACCTGCCCCTTCAGTCAGGCAGCAGCCGTATTTTAAAGGTTATGAACCGGAAATACACCAAGGAACAGTATCTGGAGCTTGTAGAAAAAATCCGGACAGCCATGCCGGATATTTCACTGACTACAGACATCATTGTAGGTTTCCCCGGAGAGACGGAAGAAGATTTTAACGAAACCCTTGAAGTGGTGAAAAAGGTACGTTTTGACAGCGCCTTTACCTTTATCTACTCCAAGCGTACCGGTACACCGGCGGCCAAGATGGAAGAGCAGGTACCGGAAGACGTGGTAAAGAACCGCTTTGACCGTCTGCTGGCTGAAGTCCAGAAAATCTCTTCCGAGGTCTGTGGAAGAGAGGAACATACCGTTCAGAAGGTACTGGCAGAAGAGGTGAATGATCATGAGGAAGGTCTTTTAACCGGCCGCTTGAGCAATAACACTACTGTTCATTTTAAAGGGGATTCTTCTCTTATTGGAAAAATCGTGGACGTATATCTGGATGAATCCAGAGGATTTTACTACATGGGAACTTTAAGACCATAA
- a CDS encoding PTS mannose/fructose/sorbose/N-acetylgalactosamine transporter subunit IIC has translation MTFLQALLIGIFAYLGSKRTPWFFGVTGGWNMIGRPLVAGLIIGVILGDVRGGVIAGAMVQALFIGQITPGGAMPADVNWAAYIGIPLALAAGGTGEQAVALSVPLSMLGLGLFNFIMTINAYFPHMGDLAAEKGDGAGIHRATYLAAVPSFILRGGSALLICYLGTPLAEFLITSMPQGILHFFEVAGKMLPAIGFAMLLKQSLSKKWMLVLFLMGWILIGSTNMSVTALAVFATAIAFIFVMAQGGTQAAVPAPVQSAEEDGCYEE, from the coding sequence ATGACTTTTTTACAAGCTTTACTGATTGGAATATTTGCCTATCTTGGCAGTAAGCGTACACCATGGTTTTTTGGGGTAACCGGAGGGTGGAATATGATTGGGCGTCCACTAGTAGCCGGCTTGATTATTGGCGTGATCTTAGGGGATGTAAGAGGGGGCGTCATTGCAGGTGCTATGGTTCAGGCACTATTTATCGGACAGATCACGCCCGGAGGTGCTATGCCGGCGGATGTGAACTGGGCAGCCTATATCGGGATACCATTAGCACTGGCGGCTGGAGGTACCGGTGAACAGGCAGTGGCCTTATCGGTTCCTCTCAGCATGCTGGGACTTGGGCTGTTTAATTTTATTATGACGATCAATGCATATTTTCCTCATATGGGAGATCTTGCCGCAGAAAAAGGAGATGGGGCCGGAATTCACCGTGCTACTTACCTGGCAGCCGTTCCAAGCTTTATTCTCAGGGGAGGCTCTGCCTTGCTGATCTGTTATCTTGGAACGCCCCTGGCAGAATTCCTGATCACCAGTATGCCTCAGGGAATCCTGCACTTCTTTGAGGTTGCCGGAAAGATGCTCCCGGCCATTGGATTTGCCATGCTGCTTAAGCAGTCCCTTTCAAAGAAATGGATGCTTGTATTGTTTCTGATGGGCTGGATCCTGATCGGCTCCACCAATATGTCTGTGACTGCACTGGCGGTATTTGCAACTGCAATTGCATTTATCTTTGTTATGGCCCAGGGCGGAACACAAGCGGCTGTACCGGCTCCGGTACAAAGCGCAGAGGAGGATGGCTGTTATGAAGAATAA
- a CDS encoding PHP domain-containing protein, which yields MKYNKFWTDMHSNIHHEQMSELPVWYEHIKKQMDFWPVAYYPFYMRPSPSGLAVEDRYDDEAIARDWELLRNFTEEANRQGFPMFMGYEWQGAGLDGDHNVFFLHNNGKQEHPMRYQDLAAAYEGQEVIGIPHHLAYQPGSRGKNWDTHNETFSPIAEIYSSHGSSENDDGPLSMDRHVHMGPRTGETTFEKGLERGYKIGIIAAGDNHSIPGVFENGIMCVLAEDNTKESIWEGLINRRTYGVTRSRIEVDYCVNSAPMGSEIEAGKEVELEFQIKGTGAVDRVEILRDNVLEEMVVHSGTWERERPVGLIRFKFRLELGWGPDTRVYHNHLRKDWEGRLETDGKLLSVQPCWNHYGQEIFRDDEKSCSFTMTTYQSPASGKWMGSEKAAAEGFIFEVEADVDSVLHLFVNGKEYLLPVRELLNSSQVMALWDEVNCLTKENWGEITHYRNDPWWHNAYKIRIGKAYPESSYKLTGKRKIRMEQSGNLRLRIWQKNGDAAWTSPVFITVKD from the coding sequence ATGAAATACAATAAGTTTTGGACAGATATGCATAGTAATATTCACCATGAGCAAATGAGCGAGCTCCCGGTGTGGTATGAACATATAAAAAAACAGATGGATTTCTGGCCGGTGGCTTATTATCCGTTTTACATGCGGCCCTCACCTTCAGGGCTTGCGGTCGAAGACCGGTACGATGATGAAGCAATTGCCAGGGACTGGGAATTATTAAGAAACTTTACTGAGGAAGCCAACAGACAGGGATTTCCAATGTTCATGGGTTATGAATGGCAGGGAGCCGGGCTGGATGGAGATCATAATGTGTTTTTTCTTCACAATAACGGGAAACAGGAGCATCCGATGCGATATCAGGACCTGGCCGCAGCCTATGAGGGGCAGGAGGTCATTGGAATCCCTCACCATCTGGCATACCAGCCGGGCTCCAGAGGTAAGAATTGGGATACTCATAACGAAACGTTTTCTCCTATCGCAGAAATTTACTCCAGCCACGGCTCCAGTGAAAATGACGATGGGCCTCTGTCTATGGACCGCCATGTCCATATGGGTCCGCGGACAGGAGAGACGACCTTTGAGAAAGGCCTTGAACGAGGGTATAAAATCGGCATCATTGCGGCAGGTGATAACCACAGTATTCCCGGAGTTTTTGAGAATGGAATCATGTGTGTGCTTGCAGAGGATAATACAAAGGAATCCATCTGGGAAGGATTGATAAACCGGAGAACCTACGGGGTAACCCGGAGCAGGATCGAAGTTGACTATTGTGTGAACTCAGCGCCAATGGGATCTGAAATTGAAGCAGGCAAAGAAGTAGAATTGGAATTTCAGATAAAAGGGACCGGAGCGGTAGACAGGGTGGAGATTTTAAGAGATAATGTCTTAGAGGAAATGGTTGTGCATTCAGGCACATGGGAACGGGAGAGGCCGGTTGGATTGATCCGGTTCAAGTTCCGTCTGGAGCTTGGCTGGGGACCGGATACCAGGGTCTACCATAACCACCTAAGGAAAGACTGGGAAGGACGTCTGGAAACGGACGGAAAACTGCTTTCCGTCCAACCGTGCTGGAATCACTATGGTCAGGAAATTTTTCGGGATGATGAAAAGAGCTGCAGCTTTACCATGACTACATACCAGTCTCCGGCTTCCGGTAAATGGATGGGATCGGAGAAGGCTGCAGCAGAGGGCTTTATCTTTGAAGTGGAAGCGGATGTGGACAGCGTTCTGCACCTGTTTGTCAATGGAAAGGAATATCTCCTTCCGGTAAGGGAATTGCTTAACAGCTCCCAGGTTATGGCACTTTGGGATGAAGTGAACTGCCTGACAAAGGAAAACTGGGGTGAGATCACTCATTACCGGAATGATCCATGGTGGCACAATGCCTATAAAATCCGCATAGGGAAGGCATATCCTGAAAGCTCCTATAAACTGACCGGGAAAAGAAAGATCCGGATGGAGCAAAGCGGAAACCTCCGGCTTCGCATCTGGCAGAAAAATGGAGATGCCGCCTGGACCTCACCTGTGTTTATAACCGTAAAAGACTAA
- a CDS encoding PTS system mannose/fructose/sorbose family transporter subunit IID → MKNKRENSLLNKKDINKAAWSYIFFIQATQNFERMMGLAFCHVLEPILKKLYKNDSVEYKKSLQRHMQFFNTEPQLGALIPGITIAMEEARAMGEDVSEELIVNTKNALMGPFAGIGDSMLIGTYSPILLSIAMSMCINDGNPVGPLFFCAVWLTSVVGLQWYLFHKGYHMGIGAANLFFTNRSLADKITTGLTMMGLIVIGGVAATTVKANVVYQFVSGEMSLSLQEQIFDKIMPGILPLLLTLAVWYLMDKKKWSATKIILGIVAFTAVMVFLGIM, encoded by the coding sequence ATGAAGAATAAAAGAGAAAACTCATTGCTTAACAAAAAGGATATTAATAAAGCTGCCTGGTCTTACATTTTCTTTATACAGGCAACCCAGAATTTTGAACGTATGATGGGACTAGCCTTTTGCCATGTGCTGGAACCGATTTTAAAGAAACTCTATAAAAATGATTCCGTTGAATACAAAAAATCCCTTCAGCGCCATATGCAGTTTTTTAACACAGAGCCTCAGCTTGGCGCCCTGATTCCCGGCATTACCATTGCCATGGAGGAAGCCCGTGCCATGGGGGAAGATGTCAGTGAAGAGCTGATTGTTAATACCAAAAATGCGCTTATGGGGCCCTTTGCCGGAATTGGAGACTCTATGTTAATCGGTACCTACAGTCCGATTCTGCTGAGTATTGCCATGAGCATGTGCATTAATGACGGAAATCCCGTTGGTCCCCTGTTCTTTTGCGCAGTATGGCTTACCAGTGTGGTTGGCCTGCAGTGGTATCTGTTTCATAAAGGATATCATATGGGAATCGGTGCGGCAAACCTGTTTTTCACCAACCGTTCCCTTGCAGATAAAATCACTACCGGACTCACCATGATGGGGTTGATCGTAATAGGCGGAGTTGCTGCAACAACTGTAAAAGCAAATGTGGTTTACCAGTTTGTCAGCGGTGAAATGTCTCTTTCTTTGCAGGAACAGATTTTTGATAAAATAATGCCTGGGATACTTCCCCTTTTGCTTACACTGGCAGTGTGGTATCTGATGGATAAAAAGAAGTGGTCCGCGACAAAGATAATTCTCGGCATCGTTGCGTTTACAGCTGTTATGGTATTTTTAGGGATCATGTAA
- a CDS encoding PTS system mannose/fructose/N-acetylgalactosamine-transporter subunit IIB, which translates to MMEIVNVRIDDRLIHGQVATVWSQVTGATRIMVVDDQVVKDTINKEALKLACPKQCKLSILTVEKAAANLCAEKYEGERVFLVAKSPKTICRLYDAGFHMDRVNVGNMGGKQNTRMLKKAVSVSEEDIADFLYLSEQGVAITAQMVPADEALDFIKLINER; encoded by the coding sequence ATGATGGAGATTGTTAATGTCCGGATTGATGACCGCCTGATTCACGGACAGGTAGCTACTGTCTGGAGCCAGGTTACAGGAGCAACCAGGATTATGGTAGTTGATGATCAGGTTGTAAAGGATACAATCAATAAGGAGGCTCTTAAGCTGGCATGTCCTAAGCAGTGCAAGCTTTCAATTCTTACCGTAGAAAAAGCTGCCGCAAATCTGTGCGCTGAAAAATACGAAGGGGAAAGGGTCTTCCTGGTTGCCAAAAGCCCAAAAACCATATGCAGGCTTTACGATGCAGGCTTCCACATGGATCGGGTGAATGTGGGAAATATGGGAGGAAAGCAGAACACCCGAATGTTAAAAAAAGCCGTCAGTGTATCAGAAGAAGATATTGCAGATTTTCTGTATCTGTCGGAACAGGGGGTTGCAATTACGGCCCAGATGGTTCCGGCCGATGAAGCACTGGATTTCATTAAACTAATCAATGAGCGGTAA
- the abc-f gene encoding ribosomal protection-like ABC-F family protein yields the protein MSLIQVTDLSFTYEGSPDPVFEHVSFQIDTDWKLGFTGRNGRGKTTFLNLLMNRYNYTGTIISNVIFDYFPFPVPDEKMNTVEILDSLLGEYLFWELKRELSRLKVSEDVLYRPFYTLSNGERTKVLLAALFLREGHFLLIDEPTNHLDREARELVSQYLNSKKGFILVSHDRKFLDASVDHILSINKTNIEVQKGNFSSWYENKQMQDQYERSENNRLKKDIRHLEAAARQSGEWADQVESTKIGKKSMGREKSIDTRAYIGEKSRRMQMRRKSLELRQGRAIEDKKGLLKNIEEAEDLKLYPLKYRSSRILSLKDVVPYYEGPVCGPVCFTLEQGQRISLQGKNGCGKSSILKLIAGRELTGDTISFKGYKEIPSGLKISYVSQDTSFLKGSLTEYTMESGIEDHLFKALLRKLDFSREQLEIPMESYSEGQKKKVLIARSLCEQAHLYIWDEPLNFIDVYSRIQIGDLILKFQPTILLVEHDDAFTGKVATGVVKLMN from the coding sequence ATGTCATTAATACAGGTCACTGATTTGTCATTTACCTATGAAGGAAGCCCGGATCCTGTCTTCGAACACGTTTCCTTCCAGATTGATACGGATTGGAAGCTGGGTTTTACTGGAAGAAACGGGAGAGGAAAAACTACCTTTCTAAATCTTCTGATGAATCGTTATAATTACACAGGAACTATTATTTCAAATGTCATATTTGACTATTTTCCCTTTCCTGTGCCGGATGAAAAAATGAACACTGTGGAGATTCTGGATTCCCTCCTTGGAGAATATTTATTCTGGGAGCTTAAAAGAGAGCTCTCCAGACTAAAAGTTTCTGAGGATGTACTATACCGGCCTTTTTACACACTTTCAAACGGGGAGAGGACTAAGGTTCTTTTAGCAGCCCTGTTTTTAAGAGAAGGCCATTTCCTGCTGATCGATGAACCGACTAACCACTTAGACCGGGAGGCCAGAGAGCTGGTAAGCCAGTATTTAAACAGCAAAAAGGGATTTATCCTTGTATCTCATGACAGGAAATTCCTGGATGCATCTGTGGACCATATCCTGTCCATTAACAAAACAAATATTGAAGTTCAGAAAGGCAATTTCTCCTCCTGGTATGAGAACAAGCAAATGCAGGATCAGTACGAACGGTCCGAAAATAACCGTTTAAAAAAGGACATCCGTCATCTGGAAGCAGCCGCAAGGCAGTCAGGCGAATGGGCGGATCAGGTGGAGTCAACAAAGATCGGGAAAAAGTCCATGGGCCGTGAAAAGTCCATTGATACACGGGCCTATATAGGCGAAAAGTCCAGGCGGATGCAGATGCGCAGAAAGAGTCTGGAACTCAGGCAGGGCAGGGCCATTGAGGATAAAAAAGGGCTTTTGAAAAATATAGAAGAGGCAGAAGATCTTAAGCTTTATCCTTTAAAATACCGCTCATCCAGAATCCTTTCATTAAAGGATGTTGTTCCTTACTATGAAGGGCCTGTTTGCGGGCCCGTCTGCTTTACACTGGAACAGGGACAGAGAATATCCCTGCAGGGAAAAAATGGCTGCGGAAAATCCAGCATATTAAAGCTGATCGCCGGAAGGGAACTGACAGGAGACACTATTTCCTTTAAAGGGTATAAGGAAATACCAAGCGGTCTTAAAATATCCTATGTATCTCAGGATACTTCATTTTTAAAAGGGAGCCTGACAGAATATACCATGGAAAGCGGTATCGAAGATCATCTGTTTAAGGCGCTTCTTCGAAAGCTGGACTTTTCTAGAGAACAGCTGGAAATACCCATGGAATCCTATAGCGAAGGACAGAAGAAAAAGGTTCTCATCGCCCGCAGCCTCTGTGAGCAGGCCCATCTGTATATCTGGGATGAACCTCTTAATTTCATTGATGTATATTCCAGGATCCAGATCGGGGATTTAATCCTTAAGTTCCAGCCGACCATACTGCTTGTGGAGCATGACGATGCATTTACCGGGAAGGTGGCAACTGGTGTGGTGAAACTGATGAATTGA
- a CDS encoding MFS transporter, with product MNKWKKQFITIYAGQAFSLLGSSAVQFAVIWWLTIQTESAVTLTVASIVAFIPSMIIGPFAGVWIDRYNRRTVMIAADGFVALSSVALGSAFLLSENPPLTFIYLILLLRGLGNTFHGPAMQAAIPMLVPAPMLTKAGGWGNMVTSVSNMLGPALGAALMGIFPIAAIMLIDIFGAVFAIACLLFIRIPNIPQSGEMPHMLADMKMGLSAMRANKPLMAIFPAMMIMTILYMPLGSLFPLLIRVHFGGTAWHSGAAEFVFAGGLLISSFVIGVWGGMRRRFLMAALAIVVMGACSLVSGALPAGGFWVFLFCCFLMGSSGTFLNVPIMAYIQETIPPEMMGKVFSLMMTAMTWAMPIGLIVAGPVSELIGIDRWFFWSGLALMATGLACRLMTRRYDALTMLPEEIS from the coding sequence ATGAATAAATGGAAAAAACAATTTATTACTATTTACGCAGGGCAAGCGTTTTCCTTGCTAGGGTCGTCTGCTGTACAATTCGCTGTTATCTGGTGGCTGACAATACAGACTGAATCTGCAGTTACACTTACAGTGGCATCCATTGTTGCCTTTATTCCGAGCATGATAATAGGCCCCTTTGCCGGAGTATGGATTGACCGCTATAACCGACGCACTGTTATGATCGCGGCTGATGGTTTTGTGGCTCTTTCCAGCGTGGCTTTAGGCAGTGCCTTCCTGTTGTCAGAAAATCCCCCCTTAACATTCATCTACCTTATACTGTTATTGCGGGGGCTTGGCAACACCTTCCACGGCCCGGCCATGCAAGCTGCCATTCCCATGCTGGTACCTGCACCGATGCTTACTAAGGCTGGTGGCTGGGGCAATATGGTCACTTCAGTTTCCAATATGCTTGGTCCAGCGTTGGGCGCAGCCCTCATGGGTATTTTCCCAATCGCTGCCATCATGTTGATAGATATATTTGGAGCTGTTTTCGCCATAGCATGTCTGTTGTTCATCAGAATCCCCAATATACCGCAAAGTGGTGAAATGCCGCATATGCTGGCAGATATGAAGATGGGGCTTTCTGCAATGCGGGCAAATAAGCCTCTTATGGCAATATTCCCCGCCATGATGATTATGACCATTCTTTATATGCCTTTGGGTTCTTTGTTTCCGCTATTGATCCGTGTTCATTTCGGCGGTACGGCGTGGCATAGCGGTGCAGCTGAGTTTGTCTTTGCGGGCGGGCTGCTGATTTCTTCTTTTGTCATAGGAGTTTGGGGTGGTATGAGGCGTCGCTTTCTTATGGCGGCTCTCGCAATCGTAGTTATGGGCGCATGCTCTCTTGTCAGTGGAGCTTTGCCCGCCGGGGGCTTTTGGGTTTTCCTTTTCTGTTGTTTTCTTATGGGCAGCTCCGGTACTTTTTTGAATGTGCCGATAATGGCCTATATCCAGGAAACTATCCCGCCGGAAATGATGGGTAAGGTGTTCTCTCTTATGATGACCGCCATGACATGGGCTATGCCAATAGGACTCATTGTTGCAGGACCGGTAAGCGAACTCATTGGAATTGACCGGTGGTTCTTCTGGTCTGGTCTTGCGCTCATGGCAACCGGGCTGGCTTGCCGTCTGATGACACGGCGATATGACGCATTGACCATGCTGCCTGAAGAAATATCTTAA